Genomic segment of Bacteroidota bacterium:
TAAGATCTGTAATTTGGATGCAGGTATTTCAGTTTTAATATTCAATATGCCGTTTTTAATAACTGTAGGATATATTTTGAAGCCTTTTTTACCGGATGAAAGCCTGATAATGGATGAATAAGCAATTTGTCCGTCATCTTCTTCTATCGCCAGCCTGTAATACAGATCGGAGTTGGTATTGAAACGATGCTGAAAGGAATAATTACTTCCATTTGGATCCCTGCTTGCAATTACAATTCCTGCATTTTGAAAATTACTTGCAGTAGTACTGAATTCAATTCTGAATCTTGCTGTGTTTTGTTCTGTTGCTGTCTTCCAACTTAATTCGGAAATATTATCATTTCTCTTTCCGGAAAAATTGATCAATTTAACAGGCAAGACACCGGTAACGATCACTTTATACAGATCATCTGAAAATTGTGAGACTGCATAAAGAGTACCATCGGGTGCTTCTCCAAAACTTGATATTCCTGCTTGTCCTCCCGGTTGTGTGAACCATATACCACCAGGACTTCTTCTAAAAATGTTTCCGCTAGAGTAATCGGTTGCAATATACGAACCTTGCAGTGCCGCGATCTCAGTGCCTCTGTAAACGAATCCACCTATAACTGATGCTCCTCCTGGATTGGCATAAACATGAGAAGGAAAAGTAATTGATCCGATTGCCGGACAATCAGCAGTTATTTCGAACGGCGTATTTCCTTCATAACAATCCCATCCAAAATTCAATCCGCTTGATCCTGCAGGTTTAATATTGATCTCTTCCCATGCGCCTTGTCCCACATCGCCGATCCATGCATCACCTGTGTTTTTGTCAAAGCTCCAGCGGAAAGGATTTCTCAATCCAATATCAACAACAGTTGGCGTGATAGGAATCGTTGCATTGACATCTATTCTTAAAAGTTTACCAAGAAGGGAAGCTGGATTCTGTGCATTTTCAGCAGGATCACCACCGCCACCACCATCGCCGGTTGTTAAATATAAAAATCCATCAGGACCAAAATTCAAATCCCCGCCATTATGATTATCGAAAGATGAATGATCAATAGGAGTGATCAGAACAGTTCCACCTGCGGGATCGATAGCGTTTGGATCTGTTGGATGTGTCCTATACCGGGCAACAGTAAGACCGCCATCAGAACTGCGGGTGTAATACACAAAAAAATCTCTGTTAGTGGTTCCATTATAAGAAGGATGAAATGTCATGCTTAGCAGGCCTCGTTCACTGCCTTGAGCAATAACCGTAGAGAGATCCACAAGGCCTGAAAGTGATGTTCCATTCCACAGTTGGATAAATCCATTTTGTTGCGCAATGAATATTCTTGTACTTCCGTTTGCAGGACTTGCATTCGGAGGGATCGCTATATCGATGGGATTGACAATACCTGTAGCAACAATAGTTTGATAACCGATCTGGCTCTTTGCTGTGTAATTAAATAAAACGAGGAAGATGAGAGCCCTGGCTATAGCAGAAATTTTCCTCATATGGTTAAGGTTGAGTAAATCTTTCTCACAAAATCAATGCCCGATTCAACGTCTGAAAAGTATTGATCGTTTGCAAAATTGCAAATTATCTAAGTCCTGTTATCAAAATCGTTCCTTAGCAGGTTCAGGTTGCTTAGTAGTCTATATACTTCAGATGTCCGATATTTTATCTACTACAAATTTCCTGGCTGCTTCCCCATCCACTAATTTGTATTGTATCCTGCGAATGCCTCCTGTTGGCTTACTATTCGGATCGCCTTCTTTGTAAATAGGGAATTCCTGGATCAGGCTGGACTCATTGATCAAAAAACTGTCATGACCCATATAACCTTTGTTGAGTTTAGGGTTTTCACTTGTAGGTGGAAAATAAACCTGGCTCATTGACTTTGCACCATTGGCAGAAAATGCAATTACATTTCCATATGTTCCACTTCCTGCAGATTGTGTAAATATCAATAATTCGGGAAACCCGTCTGAGTTTAAATCAGCAACCTGGGCATCTGTGACTTTTCCATCAATTTCAAGTTCAAACTTTTTATTAGTTTCCTCAAATCCTTTTGGTTGAATGATGAGTTGTCTTAAAGAACCACTTCCTTTTGTTTTTATATCGAACGACATGTCTTTAAATTGAAGTAACTTTTGAAAAGAATATGTTTCTTTCTCAATATTAGGTTCCTGAATTTTGATCGTGTCTACTGGTTTATTGTCCTGGGATTGATTTTCTGTTTGATCATTACATCCAATAATGGTCATTACTGTAATGGTTAAGTAAATTATAGTCTTTGAACTTTTCATTAGTAAAATATTAGTAAGGTAAAATTACTGTTAAAAGTGCAATCAATGGTCAGTAAATCTGATGTTAAAGTGATGCGTGGGGGTATTGTCATAACAATGCTGGCATCACGGCCTCAACATGAATATTATTTTACCATCACCTCCACATCCTTCTTCCTCTCCTCCGGAAATACTTTCAACATTTCAAACTTTCCGTTTTTCCATTCGGCTTCAACAATAGTATTATAAGGTGCATGCAGTTTAAAATGTACATCTTTGTCTTTTGGCCATGCAGGAAATAATAAAATACGTTTATCATCTGTCTGCATCAGCATTTCCTGTAAACCGATCATGGCACTGCCACCCCAGTTATGGTCGGGTGTCCAATCAAAACCCGGTCCCCAGAAAGCTGGAAATCGCTTGGGTGCATCCTGGAATTTTAATGAATTAAGTTTCCATGCTTCATCTGTTAATCCCAATCTTGCTGCCCAGATATTATCCTGTTTCCAACCAACATGACTTTTAAATTTCACCACATTGGTATCATAATTCCATGTGTTGAGTGCAATATCCAAATGCGGTTTACCAACACCATAAATACCCCATGGAAATACAGGATACAATTGCGGTGATTCAACATTATTTATCCGCTCCCATGATCTTGCAGGTGCAATAGTGGTATGCCCGTTAAAACTGGCAAAGCTGATTGCAGGAGTTCTTTTCAACAAACTATCATAGTGATGACGTTTATCAGCAGATATGTAGTTGCCGGGCAAAGCCAGTAAACGATTGATGATCGTTTGCAAAGCAGCCAATGTTGCTGTCGAGTTAGTTGCTACCTTAAAAGTTTCTGCACCGCTGCCGGGATAAAAAGTCAGCTTGCCGATATTATCAAATGGTCTTGCTGTACGTTTTTTACTTTCATAAAAATAATGTTCATAAAAAAATTGAACACAACTTTCAACAAACGGAACCCGGTCACTGATATCACGGCCGGTATATTGTCCCTCTTCGAGCATCATTAAACAAAACTCCAGCACAGTATCCCATTCATATTCCAGCCACGCATTAAACTCAACACCCTTATCATAATTCTCAGGACGTTTTACTCCATACTCAGCATAATTGGGCAATCCATAGTTTTCCATTTGCTCAGTAAAGCAGGCACCGCCATGATTCCAATAAACTTTGCTGCGCAGTTCTGCATTTTTTAAAATGCGCAGATAAAAATTGATTTGAGATTGCAACAGATCCCAATCACCATTTTTGATCATGGGATAATAAACCAGTCGCTGATTTTGTGCGGTGTGTAATCCACCGCCCCAGTTACGATAGTCGGGTGTAAGCCCTTTGTTGCCGGCATCGGTATAAAGCGGATCAACTGTAAAAAGGCCACCATTAAATTTTGTCGGCCATTGGCTGTTGGAATTGCAGCCGAGCATATAACGAAATAATTGAAAATTGCGACCCATCTTCCATGCAGCAGATGCTGTATCCGTTTTATTAATATAAATAAAACTTCTGCCCCAGAACTGTTGCCACCATTGCTGTGTTTTAGCGAAAGCGTTTTTATCGCCGGACCCGATCAATATAGATTTAAGTGACTGCTGCCATTGATCAAAATTAATTTCCTGCTTAGTATGCAGGGCCAGTATAAGCGAATGTGTTTTCGATGGTTGCTTACTTTTTAATTCCCATGCTTTGAAATCAGTTTGTTCGTAGACTCCATCATATGTTCCTGCATCAATAAAATTTTCACCACGAAACAAACCACCAAACGCCAAATTCTTTAACGGATTATAGAGCTGATCTTTTACTCCATCCATTCCTTGTTGCGAAACTGTAGTATCAAAAACTGTTCTTTCTCCATTATTATGATAGAATAAAACTCCACCCGTACTGAAGCTGATATCATCCTTCAGGTATTTCTTATTTTCCGGTGGCGCCCATTTCCATGAGTTAGAATAGTTCTCTCTTTTTGTAAGCAGCCTGTCCTGGTACCGCCAGCTTTCATAAGCGGCTTCAACAGCGATCTTTTTATTAGATGAAATTTCGAAATGAGCAACGGGATTGTTTACATCAACCCAAATTCTTACAGTTGCTTTCACCCCATTATTTTCTCCATCAACCGTTACATAACCTTCCTGCAGATGTAATTCCTGTTTAAAAATTTTTCCCTGCCCGACTGCGTCATTCAGGCGGGCATCAAAAGGATTAGGCAAGAGTCTTATCCGCAGCCTGCCGGACTTCATCAGGTTATTATCTTCATTAAAACTTCCGCTTCGTGTTGCATAAATGAGCAACTCTCCTTTTTCCACCCACACATTTAATCCAATATCGCCGCCGCCGCAAGGCATAGATTCAGATGCGTTTTTACTTTGTGTTGTCCAGACAATATTATAGTTGGGTTGGACTGATTGAGAATCCAAGTTTGCACTCCATAAAACAGATATGATTAATATTATTCTTATGTTCATCTGAAAATAAGTTTTACTTCACCAACAATGCCTGCTGGCAACAAAGGTTTATCTTTTAATCTGAATGGAGCTGTCGTCCATGTAATTCTTTTGTCAGGTGGCAAAAGATTATCACCGATTAGACGATTATGCCATGTATTGGTGACCTCGATTTCGATTTTATTTTCGCCTTGTTTGATAGCCTTGGTAATATTTAATTCGTACGGCTCTGTCCATAAAGTTCCGCAGTCCATTCCATTTACTCTGACTGTAGCAATATTATAGATAGAATCCAATTCAACAAACACTCTTTTATCGAGTTCATTTTTATCTATAACAAAAGTCTTTTGATAAATTGCCGATCCTGAATAATACTT
This window contains:
- a CDS encoding T9SS type A sorting domain-containing protein; protein product: MRKISAIARALIFLVLFNYTAKSQIGYQTIVATGIVNPIDIAIPPNASPANGSTRIFIAQQNGFIQLWNGTSLSGLVDLSTVIAQGSERGLLSMTFHPSYNGTTNRDFFVYYTRSSDGGLTVARYRTHPTDPNAIDPAGGTVLITPIDHSSFDNHNGGDLNFGPDGFLYLTTGDGGGGGDPAENAQNPASLLGKLLRIDVNATIPITPTVVDIGLRNPFRWSFDKNTGDAWIGDVGQGAWEEINIKPAGSSGLNFGWDCYEGNTPFEITADCPAIGSITFPSHVYANPGGASVIGGFVYRGTEIAALQGSYIATDYSSGNIFRRSPGGIWFTQPGGQAGISSFGEAPDGTLYAVSQFSDDLYKVIVTGVLPVKLINFSGKRNDNISELSWKTATEQNTARFRIEFSTTASNFQNAGIVIASRDPNGSNYSFQHRFNTNSDLYYRLAIEEDDGQIAYSSIIRLSSGKKGFKIYPTVIKNGILNIKTEIPASKLQILSANGAMVFKKELNAFTGTTAISIPQFSKGIYIVQVHTGDGIKREKIIIE